The Micromonospora krabiensis genome window below encodes:
- the ligD gene encoding non-homologous end-joining DNA ligase, giving the protein MGGTTKASVTEIEVAGHTVRLSSPDRVIFPQRGFTKADVFHYYLAVGDGIMRALGDRPTTLQRFPEGIEGEMFFQKRVPARGVPPWVRTAEISFPSGRTAAELCPADLAHVAWAAQMGTVVFHPWPVRAGDVDRPDELRVDLDPQPGTDFADAAEAAGEVRAVLDELGATGWPKTSGGRGVHVYLRIHPRWTFTEVRRATIALAREVERRRPDLVTTAWWKEERGTRVFVDYNQMARDRTIACAYSLRANARATVSTPVTWDELPDVDPDDFDLASVPGRLAERGDPHAGIDDSPWDITPLLEWAERDAAAGQGDLPYPPDHPKMPGEPKRVQPSRDRDRPR; this is encoded by the coding sequence ATGGGTGGCACCACGAAGGCAAGCGTCACCGAGATCGAGGTGGCCGGGCACACCGTCCGCCTGAGCAGTCCGGACCGGGTGATCTTCCCCCAGCGGGGCTTCACCAAGGCCGACGTCTTCCACTACTACCTGGCCGTGGGCGACGGGATCATGCGCGCCCTGGGCGACCGGCCCACCACGTTGCAGCGCTTCCCCGAGGGCATCGAGGGCGAGATGTTCTTCCAGAAGCGGGTGCCGGCCCGGGGCGTGCCGCCGTGGGTGCGCACCGCGGAGATCAGCTTCCCCAGCGGCCGGACGGCGGCAGAGCTGTGCCCGGCCGACCTGGCACACGTGGCGTGGGCCGCGCAGATGGGCACGGTGGTGTTCCACCCGTGGCCGGTCCGCGCCGGTGACGTCGACCGACCCGACGAGCTGCGCGTCGACCTCGACCCGCAGCCGGGCACCGACTTCGCCGACGCCGCGGAGGCCGCCGGCGAGGTGCGCGCCGTGCTCGACGAACTGGGCGCGACGGGCTGGCCGAAGACCTCCGGCGGCCGGGGCGTCCACGTCTACCTGCGCATCCATCCCCGCTGGACGTTCACCGAGGTGCGCCGGGCCACCATCGCGCTGGCCCGCGAGGTGGAGCGTCGCCGCCCCGACCTGGTCACCACGGCCTGGTGGAAGGAGGAACGCGGCACCCGCGTCTTCGTCGACTACAACCAGATGGCCCGCGACCGCACGATCGCGTGCGCCTACTCGCTGCGCGCCAACGCCCGGGCCACCGTCTCCACCCCCGTCACCTGGGACGAGCTGCCCGACGTCGACCCCGACGACTTCGACCTGGCGAGCGTGCCCGGGCGGCTGGCCGAGCGCGGCGACCCGCACGCCGGCATCGACGACAGCCCGTGGGACATCACGCCCCTGCTGGAGTGGGCCGAGCGCGACGCGGCGGCGGGCCAGGGCGACCTGCCCTACCCGCCCGACCACCCCAAGATGCCCGGCGAACCCAAGCGGGTCCAACCGTCGCGCGACCGCGACCGCCCGCGCTGA
- a CDS encoding FtsX-like permease family protein, which yields MKLVWRRARAARGLLAAAVVAALVAVALVTGLSDYSRGSVAAGQKALLSGAPVEERSLLLTGSAGQDVAEFTRRDRIVRDGFAAAFGAAPTTTSVARFGSGRELTGDLGPATRKGTDPVFANLATLDDLPAHAELASGAWPTPGARPLQVTLPEKVAAALGLTAGARVPTLDRSSDRPSQLVLAGTWRPRDPTEPYWRLVPGVGAGSAAESSTSYGPFVLDQADFTATFRGSVSASWVVEPDLTAVDAEQLPRLWPAVNSALTEVPKAADLGSSAQTVTAMKGLLDRISRADLVGRSSLATPLLLIVVLGGYALVLVAALMNEDRRGQTALLRARGAARRQLAGLAAREATLVVLPAALLGPLLAAEALRHTETGRSAGSALTGGDATLLWAAALATALGCLVAMVAPTLRGAGTYVADMAARSRPNRAASVQRASLDVVLVALAVLAWTQLRQYDSPLAGAGESLGLDPLLVAAPTLGVLAGAAVALRLLPPATRFAERFVHRRLWTATVLGMWQAGRRPHAGPVLLLALAVGGSTLAWSLVSTGERSQVEQADHTVGADLRLTERVGSGPAGRAAELAALPGVQRVLPAWRDEVRLGRASLPATVVSFDTASANGVVRLSDRLADAPAPAVFDRLARERSAPAGLALPPGTRTLTGTVSTPVSESIRPQQVAVTVLLTRADGLALRLPAAPADSSGRSVPFRVQIPEGSGDFRLAGFVADAGEAAGTSYRLNVTEVRTVGADGAARPLDLGEGWMGVSGDSNFRPPQVTAGATGLRGDHPIQLLPGGRWAYQASSRFAIVPAGQSTPVPALMTPAVREALSLKIGDTINLPLSGVTLPVKLVGDIDAVPATAGNGVLLDLPAAVDWLVRNQGSVRPVPEWWVSTDDGGHTEARRAADGLTQLTVVDRREVAEAAARDPYWRGARTALLAAALGSVLLALVGLMVDVWATARHRLTEFAVLNTLGATPRLLARALLAEQTFLAGIGVGVGLLLGAGVGATMAPLVILTPAAGRPVPEAAFTLPWLPIGLTALGLLLAALAFSAFIAVGIRQRVASAQLRIGGER from the coding sequence ATGAAGCTGGTGTGGAGGCGGGCCCGTGCGGCACGGGGGCTGCTGGCGGCGGCGGTGGTGGCCGCGCTTGTCGCGGTCGCGTTGGTCACCGGGCTCTCCGACTACAGCCGGGGATCGGTGGCCGCCGGCCAGAAGGCGCTGCTGTCCGGCGCGCCGGTCGAGGAGCGCAGCCTCCTGCTGACCGGCTCCGCCGGCCAAGACGTCGCCGAGTTCACCCGGCGCGACCGGATCGTCCGGGACGGCTTCGCCGCCGCCTTCGGCGCCGCGCCGACCACCACGAGCGTCGCCCGGTTCGGCAGCGGACGGGAACTCACCGGCGACCTCGGGCCGGCGACCCGCAAGGGCACCGACCCCGTCTTCGCCAACCTCGCCACCCTGGACGACCTGCCGGCGCACGCCGAGCTGGCCAGCGGGGCGTGGCCGACCCCGGGCGCCCGGCCGCTCCAGGTGACGCTGCCCGAGAAGGTCGCCGCGGCGCTCGGGTTGACCGCCGGTGCCCGGGTGCCGACGCTCGACCGCAGCTCGGACCGGCCCAGCCAGCTCGTGCTCGCCGGGACCTGGCGCCCACGGGACCCGACCGAGCCGTACTGGCGGCTGGTGCCCGGCGTCGGCGCGGGCAGCGCCGCGGAGTCGAGCACGTCGTACGGGCCGTTCGTGCTGGACCAGGCCGACTTCACCGCGACCTTCCGCGGATCGGTGTCGGCGTCCTGGGTCGTCGAACCCGACCTCACCGCCGTGGACGCGGAACAACTGCCCCGCCTCTGGCCCGCGGTGAACAGCGCCCTCACCGAGGTGCCCAAGGCGGCCGACCTCGGGTCGTCCGCCCAGACGGTCACCGCGATGAAGGGGCTGCTCGACCGGATCTCCCGCGCCGACCTGGTGGGCCGCTCGTCACTCGCGACCCCGCTGCTGCTGATCGTGGTTCTCGGCGGGTACGCCCTGGTGCTGGTCGCCGCGCTGATGAACGAGGACCGGCGCGGCCAGACCGCGCTGCTGCGGGCCCGGGGCGCCGCGCGGCGGCAACTGGCCGGGCTGGCCGCCCGGGAGGCGACCCTGGTCGTGCTGCCCGCCGCCCTGCTCGGGCCGTTGCTCGCCGCCGAGGCGCTGCGGCACACCGAGACCGGCCGGTCGGCCGGCAGCGCGCTCACCGGCGGTGACGCCACCCTGCTCTGGGCCGCAGCACTGGCGACCGCGCTCGGCTGCCTCGTCGCGATGGTCGCCCCGACCCTGCGTGGCGCGGGCACGTACGTGGCGGACATGGCGGCCCGCTCCCGCCCCAACCGGGCGGCGTCCGTCCAGCGGGCCAGTCTGGACGTGGTCCTCGTGGCGCTCGCCGTGCTCGCCTGGACCCAGCTGCGCCAGTACGACTCACCGCTGGCCGGCGCCGGGGAGAGCCTCGGGCTCGACCCGCTCCTGGTCGCCGCGCCCACCCTCGGCGTGCTGGCCGGCGCTGCGGTGGCGCTGCGGCTGCTCCCACCGGCCACCCGCTTCGCCGAGCGGTTCGTCCACCGCCGACTGTGGACGGCCACGGTGCTCGGCATGTGGCAGGCCGGCCGGCGCCCGCACGCCGGGCCGGTGCTCCTGCTCGCCCTCGCCGTCGGCGGAAGCACCCTCGCCTGGTCGCTGGTCAGCACCGGCGAGCGGTCCCAGGTGGAACAGGCCGACCACACGGTCGGCGCGGACCTGCGGCTGACCGAACGCGTCGGGTCGGGCCCCGCCGGACGGGCCGCCGAGCTCGCCGCGCTGCCCGGCGTGCAGCGGGTGCTTCCCGCCTGGCGCGACGAGGTGCGGCTCGGCCGAGCCAGCCTGCCGGCGACGGTCGTGAGCTTCGACACGGCGAGCGCGAACGGGGTGGTGCGGCTCAGCGACCGGCTCGCCGACGCGCCCGCCCCGGCGGTGTTCGACCGGCTGGCGCGGGAACGGAGTGCCCCGGCCGGGCTCGCCCTGCCCCCTGGCACGCGGACGCTGACCGGCACCGTCAGTACCCCCGTCAGCGAGTCCATCCGCCCGCAGCAGGTCGCCGTCACGGTGCTGCTGACCCGCGCCGACGGGCTCGCCCTGCGGCTGCCGGCGGCCCCCGCCGACAGCAGCGGCCGGTCCGTCCCCTTCCGCGTCCAGATTCCCGAGGGCAGCGGTGACTTCCGCCTCGCCGGGTTCGTGGCGGACGCCGGGGAAGCGGCCGGCACCTCCTACCGGCTGAACGTGACCGAGGTGCGGACGGTCGGTGCGGACGGCGCGGCCCGGCCCCTCGACCTCGGCGAGGGGTGGATGGGCGTCAGCGGCGACAGCAACTTCCGGCCCCCGCAGGTGACCGCCGGCGCCACCGGCCTGCGCGGCGACCACCCGATCCAGCTGCTGCCCGGCGGCCGGTGGGCCTACCAGGCGTCCTCCCGGTTCGCCATCGTCCCGGCCGGGCAGAGCACGCCGGTGCCGGCCCTGATGACCCCGGCCGTACGCGAGGCGCTGAGCCTGAAGATCGGCGACACCATCAACCTGCCCCTGTCCGGGGTGACGCTGCCGGTGAAGCTGGTGGGCGACATCGACGCGGTGCCCGCCACCGCCGGGAACGGAGTCCTGCTGGACCTGCCGGCCGCCGTGGACTGGCTGGTCCGCAACCAGGGCAGCGTACGGCCGGTGCCCGAATGGTGGGTGAGCACCGACGACGGCGGCCACACCGAGGCGCGGCGGGCCGCCGACGGCCTGACGCAGTTGACCGTCGTCGACCGGCGTGAGGTGGCCGAGGCCGCTGCCCGCGACCCGTACTGGCGGGGCGCCCGGACGGCGCTGCTCGCCGCCGCGCTCGGATCCGTCCTGCTCGCGCTGGTCGGGCTGATGGTGGACGTCTGGGCCACCGCCCGGCACCGGTTGACCGAGTTCGCCGTCCTCAACACGCTCGGCGCGACACCACGGCTGCTGGCCCGCGCCCTGCTCGCCGAGCAGACCTTCCTGGCCGGGATCGGGGTCGGTGTCGGCCTACTGCTGGGGGCGGGCGTCGGCGCCACGATGGCGCCGCTGGTCATCCTCACGCCGGCCGCCGGCCGGCCGGTGCCCGAGGCGGCCTTCACGCTGCCCTGGCTGCCGATCGGGCTGACCGCGCTCGGCCTGCTGCTGGCGGCACTCGCCTTCAGCGCGTTCATCGCCGTCGGCATCCGGCAGCGGGTGGCTTCGGCGCAGCTTCGGATCGGGGGAGAACGGTGA